One genomic window of Mucilaginibacter sp. SJ includes the following:
- a CDS encoding RNA polymerase sigma factor, with amino-acid sequence MFLEPKYTIQQLINRCRAGERKAQELLYKQFASKMLGVCMRYATDHMEAEDMLQNGFIRVFQKMDDYRGDGSFEGWVRRIMIHSSIEYYRKHHKMMQVIDIDEAGHEPSVNPLAAANLDAKVLMGMIQQLAPGYRIVFNLYALEGYSHKEIAEIVGITEGASKSQLSRARTILKEQITKMEGKSYGYAG; translated from the coding sequence ATGTTTTTGGAACCTAAATATACCATTCAGCAATTGATAAACCGCTGCCGGGCCGGCGAGCGAAAGGCGCAGGAACTGCTTTATAAACAGTTTGCCTCAAAAATGCTGGGGGTATGCATGCGGTACGCTACCGACCACATGGAGGCCGAAGACATGTTGCAGAATGGCTTTATAAGGGTTTTTCAAAAAATGGATGATTACCGGGGCGACGGATCATTTGAGGGTTGGGTTAGGCGCATTATGATTCACAGTTCAATTGAATACTATCGCAAGCATCATAAAATGATGCAGGTAATTGATATTGACGAAGCAGGGCATGAACCTTCTGTTAATCCGCTGGCGGCGGCTAACCTGGATGCAAAGGTGCTGATGGGCATGATACAGCAATTGGCACCGGGTTACCGGATAGTGTTTAACCTTTACGCGCTTGAAGGCTATTCGCACAAAGAGATAGCGGAGATTGTAGGCATTACCGAGGGTGCCTCTAAATCACAGCTGTCAAGGGCTCGTACAATATTGAAAGAACAAATTACTAAAATGGAGGGCAAAAGTTATGGATATGCAGGATAA
- a CDS encoding ABC transporter ATP-binding protein, translating into MSEIPFLQAVAISKIFPGKQQAGVKKTGLIIEPGKITAIIGESGSGKSTLLRLLYGLLSPDEGTVYFKGERIWGPEEKLIPGHDAMKMVTQHTDDLNLFAKVWDNVAAMLPATDLKAKQEKTERVLKQLNMFAMADKRVADLSGGEKQRVAIARAIVTHPQVLLLDEPFNQVDTSFREGLQHDIRQIVKETGLTVIMVSHDPAEVLSMADELIVINKGEIVEHGNPKALYKHPKFLYTAQLLTNCNVLTAHEARFCGINITKEYAVVYPEQIKIKLIAATKSWVVKQVLFKGFYEDLILRHEDITLRVLSEETGKYAEGDLVAVRVEKYLEY; encoded by the coding sequence ATGTCAGAGATTCCTTTTTTGCAGGCAGTTGCCATAAGTAAAATATTTCCGGGAAAGCAGCAGGCCGGTGTAAAAAAAACCGGGCTCATTATTGAGCCGGGCAAAATCACCGCCATTATAGGTGAAAGTGGTAGTGGTAAAAGCACTCTGTTACGCTTGTTATACGGCTTACTTTCCCCTGATGAAGGTACCGTTTACTTTAAAGGCGAACGCATTTGGGGCCCCGAAGAAAAACTGATCCCGGGTCATGATGCCATGAAAATGGTAACCCAGCATACTGACGATCTTAACCTGTTTGCCAAAGTTTGGGATAACGTGGCTGCTATGCTGCCGGCAACAGATCTCAAAGCCAAACAGGAGAAAACCGAAAGGGTGCTTAAACAGCTCAACATGTTTGCCATGGCCGATAAGCGCGTAGCCGACTTAAGCGGCGGCGAAAAGCAACGAGTAGCCATTGCCCGCGCAATCGTTACCCATCCCCAGGTATTACTGCTTGACGAGCCATTTAACCAGGTGGATACCTCCTTCAGGGAAGGCTTACAGCATGATATCAGACAAATTGTTAAGGAAACAGGGTTAACGGTGATCATGGTATCTCATGATCCTGCCGAAGTGCTATCGATGGCAGATGAGCTTATTGTTATAAACAAAGGAGAAATTGTTGAGCATGGCAACCCCAAGGCGTTATACAAACATCCAAAATTTCTTTACACAGCTCAATTACTTACCAACTGCAACGTACTAACCGCTCATGAGGCCCGTTTTTGCGGCATTAACATAACCAAAGAATATGCGGTTGTTTATCCTGAGCAGATCAAAATTAAATTAATAGCTGCAACCAAAAGCTGGGTTGTTAAGCAGGTGTTATTTAAAGGTTTTTATGAGGATTTGATCCTTAGGCATGAAGATATTACCCTACGGGTTTTGAGCGAGGAAACCGGAAAATATGCCGAGGGAGATTTGGTAGCAGTACGGGTGGAGAAGTATTTGGAGTATTAA
- the hemE gene encoding uroporphyrinogen decarboxylase: MRDSLLIKAAFSEQTERPPVWMMRQAGRFMKEYWDIKNKYSFLEMCKTPEIAADVTMLPVDLLGIDGAILFSDILVTGEAMGGDLSFNAGVGPLFANPVRTQADIDNLQTDVIDKLQYVADAIKVIQQRLGGRIPLIGFAGAPFTVMSYLVEGGSSKDFKLTKLMLHNEPEMAHQLLSKIATVTADYLNMQIAAGVNAVQIFDSWAQALAWDDYKEFSHRYIAEIISKLNRKDIPVISFCKGSSVFAPLMAEAKPDVISIDWNVDLLDIKKRLPAGIAVQGNLDPHILYADKKVIKERIYRLFDRMKGENGFIFNLGHGIMPDIPFDNVKYAVEVIKEYRN, from the coding sequence ATGAGAGATTCGTTATTAATAAAAGCGGCATTTTCGGAGCAAACAGAACGCCCGCCGGTTTGGATGATGAGACAGGCAGGCCGCTTTATGAAAGAGTATTGGGACATTAAAAATAAATACTCGTTCCTTGAAATGTGTAAAACACCGGAGATAGCCGCCGATGTTACCATGCTGCCGGTTGATCTGTTAGGGATTGACGGTGCGATTTTATTTTCTGATATCCTGGTAACGGGTGAAGCCATGGGCGGCGACCTGAGCTTTAACGCAGGTGTTGGTCCGCTGTTTGCCAATCCCGTACGTACACAAGCCGATATCGATAACCTGCAAACTGATGTTATTGATAAGCTGCAATATGTTGCTGATGCTATTAAGGTGATTCAACAGCGCCTTGGCGGCCGTATTCCGCTGATAGGTTTTGCCGGTGCTCCGTTTACTGTGATGAGCTATCTGGTTGAAGGCGGATCATCAAAAGATTTCAAGCTTACCAAACTGATGCTGCACAATGAGCCTGAAATGGCCCATCAGTTGTTATCAAAAATAGCTACCGTAACTGCCGATTACCTCAACATGCAGATTGCTGCAGGCGTAAATGCGGTACAGATCTTCGATAGCTGGGCGCAGGCTCTGGCATGGGATGATTATAAAGAATTTAGCCACCGTTATATTGCCGAGATCATCAGCAAACTTAACCGTAAAGATATCCCGGTGATCTCTTTCTGCAAAGGCAGCTCGGTTTTTGCACCGCTAATGGCAGAGGCTAAGCCGGATGTAATTTCTATCGATTGGAATGTTGACCTGTTAGACATCAAAAAACGTTTACCGGCAGGGATTGCAGTACAGGGTAACCTTGATCCGCACATTCTTTATGCCGATAAAAAAGTAATTAAAGAGCGCATCTACCGCCTGTTTGATCGTATGAAAGGCGAAAATGGCTTCATCTTTAACCTGGGCCATGGTATTATGCCTGATATCCCGTTTGACAACGTGAAGTACGCGGTGGAAGTGATAAAAGAATATAGAAACTAA
- a CDS encoding response regulator transcription factor — translation MPNKKRILLAEDEEHLLEAIKLNLELEGYKVSPAKNGKKALQLFKEERFNLVILDVMMPEIDGFVVAETIRLENTEVPIMFLTAKNTNEDKISGLKKGADDYLTKPFNLEELILRVNNLVKRSLKGEDLKEFNSYKIGDKTIHFNSFELVNEDGSITALTKKETMLLKLLIERRNDAVSREQILETVWNYDVYPSTRTIDNFILTFRKYFEPDPKNPVYFHSIRGVGYKFTDNQH, via the coding sequence ATGCCAAACAAAAAAAGGATTTTATTGGCCGAAGACGAAGAGCATTTGTTAGAAGCAATTAAGCTTAACCTTGAGCTGGAAGGTTACAAGGTTTCTCCGGCCAAAAACGGCAAAAAAGCTTTACAGCTGTTTAAGGAAGAACGCTTTAACCTGGTGATATTGGACGTAATGATGCCCGAAATTGACGGCTTTGTTGTTGCCGAAACCATCAGGCTTGAAAATACAGAAGTACCTATCATGTTCCTCACCGCTAAAAATACTAATGAGGACAAAATCTCGGGCTTGAAAAAAGGTGCCGATGATTATCTTACCAAGCCGTTTAACCTGGAGGAGCTTATTTTAAGGGTGAACAACCTGGTAAAACGCAGCCTGAAAGGTGAGGACCTGAAAGAGTTTAACAGCTACAAAATTGGTGATAAAACCATCCATTTTAACTCGTTTGAACTGGTTAATGAAGATGGCTCAATTACCGCCCTTACCAAAAAGGAAACCATGCTGCTTAAACTGTTGATTGAGCGCCGTAATGACGCCGTATCGCGCGAGCAGATCCTGGAAACCGTTTGGAATTATGACGTTTACCCGTCAACCCGTACTATCGACAATTTTATCCTAACCTTCCGTAAGTACTTTGAACCAGATCCTAAAAACCCGGTTTATTTCCACTCCATTCGTGGCGTTGGGTATAAATTTACCGATAACCAGCATTAA
- a CDS encoding outer membrane beta-barrel protein, giving the protein MKRLILTIAICLAASFVFAQSTPADSAQNTTDTTTHKKHVKVKLGFGDDVTQVNINNDEPDTVYHAHRAPGFSFGVTFSRIDLGFATLVDNGSFTLSDKNKFLSYRQWKTSNFGFDVLQFGYRFNSSFKIYVSGGFDWTHIRLRNDITIQRNAPVLTYVQDSIHYSKNRFSSTYLRIPLSFYYRSHEDDRGNYFRLVAGPEIGILLNGRVKQISDENGKQKFNDDYHFAKLRKGVFVRMGYGIMGLYAKYYFNDMFENSPDQKGLRNFSFGLTFGF; this is encoded by the coding sequence ATGAAACGCCTTATTTTAACCATCGCGATATGCCTTGCCGCGAGCTTTGTTTTTGCTCAAAGCACACCCGCTGATTCTGCACAAAACACCACTGATACCACAACCCATAAAAAACATGTTAAGGTAAAGCTTGGTTTTGGTGACGATGTGACGCAGGTGAATATTAATAACGACGAGCCCGATACCGTATACCATGCCCACAGAGCACCAGGCTTTTCGTTTGGCGTAACTTTTTCACGGATCGACCTTGGGTTTGCTACCTTAGTTGATAATGGCAGCTTTACTTTATCTGATAAAAACAAGTTTTTAAGCTACCGCCAATGGAAAACAAGCAACTTTGGTTTTGATGTGCTGCAATTCGGTTACCGGTTTAACAGCTCTTTCAAAATTTATGTATCCGGCGGCTTCGACTGGACACACATCCGCTTACGTAATGATATCACCATACAGCGTAACGCACCGGTGCTAACTTACGTTCAGGATAGTATTCACTACAGCAAAAACCGCTTCTCATCAACTTACTTACGTATCCCACTGTCGTTCTACTACCGCAGCCATGAAGACGACCGGGGGAACTACTTCCGGCTGGTTGCCGGTCCGGAGATTGGCATCTTGCTCAATGGTCGTGTAAAACAGATCAGTGACGAAAATGGCAAACAGAAGTTCAACGACGACTATCATTTTGCCAAACTGCGCAAAGGCGTGTTTGTACGTATGGGATACGGCATCATGGGCTTATATGCCAAGTATTACTTTAACGACATGTTTGAAAACAGCCCCGATCAAAAAGGGTTAAGGAACTTCTCATTCGGATTGACTTTTGGCTTCTGA
- the hemJ gene encoding protoporphyrinogen oxidase HemJ translates to MYDYVKAIHIIFVVCWMAGLFYSVRLFIYHTEAQDKPEPDRTILSKQFEIIERKLWNIITIPSMYLTIAAGATMLILKPIWLQFGWMHIKLTFVVALVIYHFICQNKIKQMRNGVFKWTSIQLRLWNEVATIFLFAIVFLVVLKSALNWIFGVVGLVSLAVILMIAVKIYKRYREKK, encoded by the coding sequence ATGTACGATTACGTAAAAGCTATACATATCATTTTTGTGGTCTGCTGGATGGCGGGGTTATTTTATAGCGTACGTTTATTTATTTATCATACCGAAGCCCAGGATAAGCCCGAGCCGGATCGTACTATATTGTCTAAACAATTCGAAATCATTGAACGCAAGTTATGGAATATCATAACCATCCCCTCAATGTACCTTACCATAGCAGCCGGCGCAACGATGCTTATCCTCAAGCCAATTTGGCTTCAATTTGGCTGGATGCATATCAAGCTGACCTTTGTTGTGGCTTTAGTGATCTATCATTTCATCTGCCAAAATAAAATAAAACAGATGCGTAACGGCGTATTCAAATGGACATCCATTCAGCTCCGCTTATGGAATGAAGTTGCCACCATTTTTCTGTTCGCCATTGTTTTCCTTGTGGTGCTTAAGAGCGCTTTGAATTGGATCTTTGGTGTTGTTGGCTTGGTATCGCTGGCTGTGATACTGATGATAGCCGTGAAGATTTATAAAAGATATAGGGAGAAGAAATAA